From Apium graveolens cultivar Ventura chromosome 9, ASM990537v1, whole genome shotgun sequence, the proteins below share one genomic window:
- the LOC141683405 gene encoding nucleobase-ascorbate transporter 6-like, whose protein sequence is MAGGGGPAKADEPAPHPPKDQLPNVSYCITSPPPWPEAILLGFQHFIVMLGTTVIIPTALVPQMGGGNEEKAKVVQTLLFVAGINTLLQTLFGSRLPAVVGGSYTFVAPTISIILSNRWNDQDPVVKFEKIMRAIQGALIVASTLQIVLGFSGLWRNITRFLSPLSAVPLVALSGFGLYEFGFPGVAKCVEIGLPQLVILLIFSQYLSHIIRPGKNIFDRFAVLFSVVIVWIYAHLLTVGGAYNGKPPTTQTSCRTDRAGLISGAPWIRVPYPFQWGAPSFDAGEAFAMMMATFVALVESTGGFIAVSRYASATPLPPSILSRGVGWQGIGILLSGLFGTVNGSSISIENAGLLALTRVGSRRVVQLSAGFMIFFSVLGKFGAVFASIPTPIFAALYCLFFAYVGAAGLSFLQFCNLNSFRTKFVLGFSVFMGFSIAQYFNEYTAIKGFGPVHTSGRWFNDIVNVPFSSEAFVAGILAFFLDNTLHKKDSRKDRGKHWWDKFRSFKTDTRSEEFYSLPFNLNKYFPSV, encoded by the exons ATGGCAGGAGGAGGAGGTCCAGCAAAAGCCGATGAGCCGGCGCCACATCCACCTAAAGATCAGCTTCCCAATGTGTCTTACTGCATTACTAGCCCACCCCCCTGGC CTGAGGCTATCCTGTTAGGCTTCCAACATTTCATTGTAATGCTCGGTACAACGGTCATCATACCCACTGCTCTTGTTCCTCAGATGGGAGGTGGAAAT GAGGAGAAAGCAAAAGTAGTCCAAACTTTACTCTTTGTTGCTGGAATAAACACATTGTTGCAAACTTTGTTTGGAAGTAGATTACCTGCTGTTGTTGGAGGGTCATACACCTTTGTTGCACCCACAATATCAATCATCCTGTCTAACCGATGGAATGATCAGGACCCTGTGGTG AAATTTGAGAAGATTATGCGGGCTATCCAGGGAGCACTTATTGTTGCTTCAACACTTCAAATTGTCTTAGGTTTCAGTGGCCTTTGGCGTAACATTACCAG GTTCTTGAGTCCTCTATCAGCGGTTCCATTGGTTGCACTTTCTGGTTTCGGGCTATATGAGTTTGGTTTTCCTGGT GTTGCCAAGTGTGTTGAAATTGGATTGCCACAGCTTGTCATTTTACTAATATTCTCTCAG TATTTGTCCCATATAATACGCCCGGGAAAAAATATCTTTGATCGTTTTGCTGTTCTATTTTCGGTGGTGATTGTATGGATATATGCTCACCTACTTACTGTTGGTGGAGCCTATAATGGTAAGCCACCCACTACACAAACTAGCTGCCGAACAGATCGTGCGGGACTTATTAGCGGAGCACCATG GATAAGAGTTCCATATCCATTTCAGTGGGGAGCACCATCCTTTGATGCAGGAGAAGCCTTTGCAATGATGATGGCTACATTTGTTGCACTTGTGGAG TCCACTGGTGGATTTATTGCAGTTTCAAGATATGCCAGTGCAACTCCCTTGCCACCTTCTATTCTCAGCCGTGGTGTGGGCTGGCAG GGAATTGGCATTTTGTTGTCTGGGTTATTTGGAACTGTGAATGGCTCTTCAATATCCAT TGAAAATGCTGGTCTTTTGGCCTTAACTCGTGTAGGTAGCCGAAGAGTTGTCCAACTATCTGCTGGCTTTATGATCTTCTTTTCTGTTTTAG GAAAATTTGGAGCAGTCTTCGCTTCTATCCCAACACCAATATTTGCTGCATTGTACTGTCTTTTCTTTGCTTATGTTG GCGCCGCTGGTCTTAGTTTCCTTCAGTTTTGCAATCTCAACAGCTTCCGCACAAAATTCGTACTTGGCTTCTCAGTCTTTATGGGCTTTTCTATTGCACAGTACTTCAACGAGTACACTGCAATTAAAGGCTTTGGCCCTGTCCATACGTCAGGGAGATGG TTCAACGACATTGTGAATGTACCATTCTCATCGGAAGCCTTTGTTGCTGGCATTTTGGCATTTTTCCTAGACAACACATTGCATAAGAAGGATAGTCGAAAAGATAGAGGCAAACACTGGTGGGACAAGTTCCGATCTTTCAAGACCGATACAAGAAGTGAAGAATTCTACTCACTACCCTTCAACCTCAATAAATATTTTCCATCTGTGTGA